The region AAATGCTGAGTATTATTACCTTATTActgctcctttcttttcttccctcccttgcctccagttttctggctTCCTGCCAGGATTGTCTGACAAGTGACAACAATTATTTGCTGAGAAGCTTTCTCTGAACCATGAAATGTCATTTGGGAAACTGTTCTTGGACTGGTAGGAACTAATTAGATTATTGGTAGTCAcagagggaattttttttttttaatgaaggacaTTGccttagaaataaatgtttttgtttcaAATTGATTAAACAAGTGTTGGCCTGCAGTTTAGCAAAAAAAACATTTGAAGAAGATGGTGAGAGGGTGTGAAATCTGAGAGGAGTTTGGATCTCTTGAATCCCTTGACCTTGAGATCTCAGCACAGAGGGTCCCGGCTCCAGATGCTCCATCAGCTGGGACTGCTCTTCCCTCTCCCTGGCATTTCTCTgtccactcctttttttttttttttttattagtggaggctaattatttcacaacatttcagtgggttttgtcatacattgacatgaatcagccatagagttacacgtattccccatcccgatccctgtCCACTCCTGATGGACCTACCTCTCTTCTTCTCAGGCTTCCTGGCGTTGGGCAGGGGTGCGGTGCAAACTTACGAACCGGTAGTCAAAGTCCCTGAGAACAGACGTGAGTTGGGAGGGGCTGTGGGGgatggtgggggctggggtgagggAGGTGAGCAGGGGCAGAGCTTTGGGGAACATCGAACCCGCCTGGCGCTTTGGGTCCTTTTACTGCTGCTCCTGCCTCCCACTCACCTGGACTCTGTCTGCAGCTGCCAAGCTGTCCTGCTCCTACTCGGGCTTCTCCTCGCCCCGTGTGGAGTGGAAGTTTACCCATGGGGATATCAGAGGTCTCGTTTGCTATAACAACAAAATCACAGGTGAGTCGCTCCATCTCCTTGCTGACCGCCTACTTGTAGACGGATTGGTGGTGCTTGGATTCCAGCGGAGGGGCCCACCTTGGGGCTCAAGTCTCCGGGGCCTTCCCATCGCCCTTGCTGGGGGAAGAAAGGAACCCCTGTGCCTTGGGTACTACCGTCACCAGCTTCTCTCAGCTCTCCAGCTCTCTCTGCCCCTGCTTCCTCTCTCCTGGCAGCTTCCTATGAGAACCGAGTTACCTTCTCGGATAGTGGCATCACCTTCCATTCTGTGACGCGGAAAGACACGGGGATGTATACCTGTATGGTCTCTGACGAAGGCGGCAACACCTACGGGGAGGTCACCGTCCAGCTCATCGTGCTCGGTACGTGCCACAGGTCCGTGTGGGTTGCAGCCGGTTGCTTCCCTAAACCCTTAGCAGGCTCCGCTAAGCTTTAGAGCTCACCAATAGTGAGCATGCTCGTGGCAGGTtgcaggtggggcagggaggagggtaTTCACAGTCCTGGTGCTGCCAGAGAATGATAAGCTCCGGGTCAGGGGGAAACTAAGGGCGCAGGAAGGGAGGAAAGCCAGAGCCGATGGATGGGGGTGTCATGCTTCTGCCTTTGGGCTGCCCTCCCACCCTTGTGACcagtcccttctctccctccGCAGTGCCTCCATCCAAGCCTACGATCAGCGTCCCCTCTTCTGTTACCATTGGAACCCGAGCAGTGCTGACCTGCTCAGAGAAAGACGGTTCCCCGCCGTCTGAATACAAGTGGTTCAAGGATGGGGTAGAGATGCCCGTGGAACCCAAGAGCAACCGAGCCTTCAGCAACTCTTCCTATACCCTGAACCCCAAGACAGGGGAGTtggtatggatgtgtgtgtgttagctgctcagttgtgtccgactctttgcgaccccgtggactgtagcctgccaggctcctttgtccatgggattctccaggcaagaatactggagtggattgccatttccctctccagaggatcttcccgacccagggatcaaaccttggtctcctgcattgcaggcagggcAGATGGGGTTGggataaaatgtgtgtgtgatggggtgaAGGGTTATAGAAGCTCTGAAGGTGGGAAAAAGCAAGCAACAAGGTAACTTTGGCATGAGGgtcaggagacataaaagagagGTAAGTGACTTCTTCAAGCAGGAAGCCAATTCATCTTCTGCCCTCTAGACCTTTGATCCCGTGTCGGCCTCTGATACTGGAGATTTCACTTGTGAGGCACAGAATGGCTATGAGTCACCCATGAGGTCAGACACCGTGCACATGGATGCTGGTGAGTGAGGGTGTGGCTGGGGCTTGAGCTCGGCTCTGGGGGGGGGATTGGGGTCTGCTTTCTGTCCTGGCCTTGGTGGTGCTGTCAGTGCGGTGAAGGCATCTTCAGGTGCCTGACCTCTCTCTTGTGTCCCATAGTGGAGCTCAATGTCGGGGGCATCGTGGCAGCAGTCCTTGTAACGCTCATTCTCCTGGGAGCCTTGATTTTTGGCATCTGGTTCACCTATAGCCGAGGCTACTTTGACAGTAAGTATTTGCCCTCAAAGGTGGATCCTCCCTGTTTCAGGGCCTGGTTCTTGAGTGCCACCTGAGTTCCAACCTGGTACTGAACCTTTGTGTGCTGGGCTACCTCCTGGGAAGCATGGGTCACTCATGTCTCAGGGCCACACACTGGGTTCCCCATCTTCCTTTGCCATGCTGTCTTCTACTCTGCTGACACTCATGGTCCCATTTCTTGTCTTTCAGGAGCAAAGAAAGGGTGCGTGAGCTGCTGTCCAGGGGCTCTCTGAGGTTGAGGTCGTGGTTGTGTATGGTTTGAAGCTGAGATGTGCCCAGGGGAAGAGGTTGGAGGGGGAAGGCAACCAGCCTGGTGGGGAGAACATCTGGATTTCCACCACTGTCCACTGCGGTCCCGTGCTTGTCCTTTCTCCCTCCACCCAAACCTTCCCACCGAGAGCTCCGTGCGCCCGTGCAGTTCTCAGTACTGGCCTCTAACGTTAGTGAGCAGAGGTTAAGGAGAGGGGCTGGGACTGAGTGTCTCTATTTTCTGCCTTGTCTTAGGACCTCCAGTAAGAAGGTCATTTACAGCCAGCCCAGTGCTCGAAGTGAAGTGAGTATGcctgccctgggtggggagggcccCCTGGCTGGAGTAGGGGGTTTCCAGCCTGTGTTTGCATGTGTTCTGGGGATTATCTAGCAGCTGAATAAGACTGTAGAGAGCTGATTTGGATGTTTTATTTCTCCAGGGGGAGTTCAGGCAGACCTCGTCCTTCTTGGTGTGACCCTGGTCCGGCTTCTTCTTGGTGTGACCCTGTCCTCAGTGCTTGCCTTACTCAGGTGCTACCAGACTCTGGCCCCTGATGTCTATAGTTTCACAGGATGCCTTATTTGTCTTCGAACCCCATCAGGGGCCCCCACTTTTATCTTAGGTTGTGTTTTGTAATAATTTCAGCCATGTGcaccttcctgcctcccttcctttcccaccACTGCTGAGTGGCCTGGGACTTGTTTAAAGCCTTCTTGTCCCAGCCCTACAAGGGGTCAGAGAGAAGTCCTGACTGATGCCTGCTGACCACAAGTAGACCACAGGAGCAGTGGGGTCCTCACTGCCCCCTGCATGTAGTGGTTCTCAGATGGGACTCTGGAGCCTGGCTTCTTGACTCTTCCCTGCCATGCTGAGGACGGGTAACAGCTGTTCTAGAGTCGGGGCTGGAGACTGGGAGCAGCTGAAATGGTTGTTTGGAAACAATGTCAAGTCTCTTCCACCCCTGCAGCCCactttcttctgtcttccatGGGAAGTGCCACTGGGATACTCCTGCACCATCCTCTTTCCGAACACAAGCAGACTGACCGCTATGTCTGTAGGGAAAACAAGAACTTTTTTTGTGGGAAGCCTAGTAAGCTTTCAGAACACACGGAGAGAAGAGTTTTTAAACCACTGATCTacagaaaagaaagctggagtgggta is a window of Muntiacus reevesi chromosome 1, mMunRee1.1, whole genome shotgun sequence DNA encoding:
- the F11R gene encoding junctional adhesion molecule A produces the protein MGTKAKVGSTELLLFTSMILCFLALGRGAVQTYEPVVKVPENRPAKLSCSYSGFSSPRVEWKFTHGDIRGLVCYNNKITASYENRVTFSDSGITFHSVTRKDTGMYTCMVSDEGGNTYGEVTVQLIVLVPPSKPTISVPSSVTIGTRAVLTCSEKDGSPPSEYKWFKDGVEMPVEPKSNRAFSNSSYTLNPKTGELTFDPVSASDTGDFTCEAQNGYESPMRSDTVHMDAVELNVGGIVAAVLVTLILLGALIFGIWFTYSRGYFDRAKKGTSSKKVIYSQPSARSEGEFRQTSSFLV